Proteins from a single region of Catenulispora acidiphila DSM 44928:
- a CDS encoding ATP-dependent helicase produces MIRDTEDLKALLGVPYTEEQLEAITAPLEPAVIVAGAGSGKTTVMAARVVWLVGTGQVGPHEVLGLTFTNKAAAELAERIRKALRKLEDEELDDPDSDLTESVGEPTVSTYHAYADRLIKEHGLRLGLEPSARLLADATRYQLAVTAVRGPKELRYFKGKVADLADKVLALDGELSEHLVSPEELREHEEAFIGQAESFRDPKSGKAKRGYTDFLKAAEIARQRVELSELVERYRDLKVRRDLIDFGDQMVLGARLAEERPEVGAIEREKFKVVLLDEYQDTSVAQRRMLVGLFGGGHPVTAVGDPCQSIYGWRGASVANLDDFPDHFAKADGARSRGYTLSENRRSGGHLLEFANVVSDPLRQRHTGVRELRPSAEKADQGWTRVGLTETAEEEVRWVARMVADAHYRGGVSLREIAVLVRKGNQIPPLYEEMHAQGLPVEVVGLSGLVHLPEVADLIAMLDVLDEPIANASLVRLLTGPRWRIGARDLALLGMRARELVRDPAEYADRAGRDRLAEAVAGSDPTEVVSLSDAMADPGPDLPFSEAARVRFARFASEIRILRRRLSEPVLDVLHRVISVTGLDVEVAASPKLVAQRSSETLAAFLVRAADFQDLEGDQSVTAFRAYLKAAERHERGIDASLPSQGDSVKLLTMHKSKGLEWDAVFVPHLSGAGQKPRESWIGSGAVLPYPLRGDAEHLPVLDDAGNTAAFKSFKEQAKEYESWEDLRLEYVTVTRPRYYLTASGHWWGPTQKKRRGPDTWLSGLFEHCQDGHGEVVAWAAEPDPDAVNPSLGATEAHWPVLPDAEAAERRRIGAEMVVTALRRRQAEAFGEPIGAEPASEEPQAAEQPDAGAGEGALARSGALEPVPFFDENGEPMTDLLPAQRAPEAPGEPHVIDAEHAATAEDRSAIASWDRDLEALLEELKRGDSIQRYAPLPSSMSASQLLRYRNDPSRFRRELARPMPQPPQPSARLGTKFHAWIESLFGQQALFEYEDLPGAADEEIADEVDLKELQDAFLRTPWADSVPAAVEQPFQVVLSGRVVRGRIDAVYKTPDGWEVVDWKTSRSQDADPVQLAVYRLAWAEMRGVPLSAVSAAFVYVRGGETVRPTGLPDREELEELFGDG; encoded by the coding sequence TTGATCCGGGACACCGAAGATCTCAAAGCACTGCTCGGGGTTCCTTACACGGAAGAACAGCTCGAAGCCATCACGGCGCCGCTCGAGCCGGCCGTCATCGTGGCCGGCGCGGGGTCGGGGAAGACGACCGTGATGGCTGCCCGCGTCGTGTGGCTGGTCGGGACCGGCCAGGTCGGGCCGCACGAAGTGCTCGGGCTGACCTTCACCAACAAGGCCGCCGCCGAGCTGGCGGAGCGCATCCGCAAAGCCCTGCGGAAGCTGGAAGACGAAGAACTCGACGACCCGGATTCCGACCTCACGGAATCGGTCGGCGAGCCCACGGTCTCGACCTACCACGCCTACGCCGACCGCCTGATCAAGGAGCACGGCCTGCGCTTGGGTCTGGAGCCCTCGGCGCGGCTGCTCGCCGACGCCACGCGCTACCAGCTGGCCGTCACCGCCGTGCGCGGTCCCAAGGAGCTGCGCTACTTCAAGGGCAAGGTCGCTGACCTCGCCGACAAGGTGCTGGCTCTGGACGGCGAGCTGTCCGAGCACCTGGTGAGCCCGGAAGAGCTGCGCGAACACGAGGAAGCCTTCATAGGGCAGGCTGAATCCTTCCGGGACCCCAAGAGCGGCAAGGCCAAGCGCGGCTACACCGACTTCCTCAAGGCCGCCGAGATCGCCCGGCAGCGGGTCGAGCTGTCCGAGCTGGTCGAGCGCTACCGGGACCTGAAGGTGCGCCGCGACCTGATCGACTTCGGCGACCAGATGGTGCTCGGCGCGCGGCTGGCCGAGGAGCGGCCCGAGGTCGGGGCGATCGAGCGCGAGAAGTTCAAGGTGGTGCTGCTCGACGAGTATCAGGACACGTCGGTCGCGCAGCGCCGGATGCTGGTCGGGTTGTTCGGTGGCGGCCATCCGGTCACCGCGGTCGGCGACCCCTGCCAGTCCATCTACGGCTGGCGCGGCGCCTCGGTGGCGAACCTCGACGACTTCCCGGACCACTTCGCGAAGGCGGACGGCGCCCGTTCCCGCGGCTACACGCTCAGCGAGAACCGGCGCAGCGGCGGCCATCTGCTGGAGTTCGCGAACGTGGTGTCGGACCCGCTGCGCCAGCGGCACACCGGCGTCCGGGAGCTGCGGCCCTCGGCGGAGAAGGCCGATCAGGGCTGGACCCGCGTCGGGCTGACCGAGACCGCCGAGGAGGAGGTGCGGTGGGTCGCGCGGATGGTCGCCGACGCGCACTACCGGGGCGGCGTTTCGCTGCGCGAGATCGCGGTGCTCGTGCGCAAGGGCAACCAGATCCCGCCGCTGTACGAGGAGATGCACGCCCAAGGGCTGCCGGTCGAGGTGGTCGGGCTGTCCGGGCTGGTGCACCTGCCCGAGGTCGCCGACCTGATCGCGATGCTGGACGTGTTGGACGAACCGATCGCCAACGCCTCACTCGTGCGCCTGCTGACCGGGCCGCGCTGGCGGATCGGCGCGCGCGACCTGGCGCTGCTCGGGATGCGCGCCAGGGAGCTGGTGCGCGACCCGGCCGAGTACGCCGACCGGGCCGGCCGCGACCGGCTGGCCGAGGCGGTCGCCGGCTCCGACCCGACCGAGGTGGTGTCGCTGTCCGACGCCATGGCGGATCCGGGCCCTGATCTGCCGTTCTCCGAGGCGGCGCGGGTCCGCTTCGCGCGGTTCGCCTCCGAGATCCGGATCCTGCGCCGCCGGCTGTCCGAGCCGGTCCTGGACGTGCTGCACCGGGTGATCTCGGTGACCGGGCTGGACGTGGAGGTCGCGGCGTCGCCGAAGCTGGTCGCGCAGCGCTCGTCCGAGACGCTGGCGGCGTTCCTGGTCCGGGCCGCCGACTTCCAGGACCTCGAGGGCGATCAGTCAGTAACCGCTTTCCGTGCCTATCTGAAGGCCGCCGAGCGGCACGAACGGGGCATCGACGCCTCGCTGCCCTCGCAGGGCGACTCGGTGAAGCTGCTGACCATGCACAAGTCGAAGGGCCTGGAGTGGGACGCGGTGTTCGTGCCGCACCTGTCCGGCGCGGGGCAGAAGCCGCGCGAGTCCTGGATCGGCTCCGGCGCGGTGCTGCCCTATCCGCTGCGCGGCGACGCCGAGCACCTGCCGGTCCTGGACGACGCCGGCAACACCGCGGCGTTCAAGTCCTTCAAGGAGCAGGCCAAGGAGTACGAGTCCTGGGAGGACCTGCGGCTGGAGTACGTGACGGTCACCCGGCCGCGCTACTACCTGACCGCCTCGGGGCATTGGTGGGGTCCGACGCAGAAGAAGCGCCGAGGCCCGGACACCTGGCTGAGCGGGTTGTTCGAGCACTGCCAGGACGGCCACGGCGAGGTCGTCGCCTGGGCCGCCGAGCCCGACCCCGACGCCGTGAACCCCAGCCTCGGCGCGACCGAGGCGCACTGGCCGGTGCTGCCGGACGCCGAGGCGGCCGAGCGGCGGCGGATCGGGGCGGAGATGGTGGTCACGGCGCTGCGGCGGCGGCAGGCTGAGGCGTTCGGCGAGCCGATCGGCGCCGAGCCGGCTTCTGAGGAACCTCAAGCTGCCGAGCAGCCCGATGCCGGCGCTGGTGAAGGCGCGCTCGCGCGAAGTGGAGCCCTGGAACCGGTCCCGTTCTTCGACGAGAACGGCGAACCGATGACCGATCTCCTGCCTGCCCAACGCGCCCCGGAGGCGCCGGGCGAGCCGCACGTCATCGACGCCGAGCACGCCGCCACCGCCGAGGACCGCTCGGCCATCGCCTCCTGGGACCGCGACCTGGAAGCCCTGCTCGAGGAGCTCAAGCGCGGCGACTCCATCCAGCGCTACGCCCCGCTCCCGTCCTCGATGTCGGCCTCCCAGCTGCTGCGGTACCGCAACGACCCCTCGCGCTTCCGCCGTGAGCTGGCGCGTCCCATGCCGCAGCCGCCGCAGCCCTCGGCGCGTCTGGGGACCAAGTTCCACGCTTGGATCGAGTCGCTGTTCGGGCAGCAGGCGCTGTTCGAGTACGAGGATCTGCCCGGCGCCGCCGACGAGGAGATCGCCGACGAAGTGGATCTCAAAGAGCTGCAGGACGCGTTCCTGCGCACGCCGTGGGCCGATTCCGTGCCGGCGGCCGTGGAGCAGCCCTTCCAGGTGGTGCTCTCCGGGCGGGTGGTGCGCGGACGCATCGATGCCGTATATAAGACTCCTGACGGATGGGAAGTCGTCGACTGGAAGACCTCGCGGTCGCAAGACGCGGACCCGGTCCAGCTGGCCGTCTACCGGCTGGCCTGGGCCGAGATGCGCGGGGTGCCGTTGTCGGCGGTGTCCGCGGCGTTCGTCTACGTGCGCGGCGGCGAGACCGTCCGCCCGACCGGACTGCCCGACCGCGAAGAGCTCGAGGAGCTGTTCGGAGACGGCTGA
- a CDS encoding ABC transporter substrate-binding protein, whose translation MTAAALVIAVTVPACSSSAQSKATGGGGASGGAKSFTYWSMWKEDEPQAAVIKEALAAYKAATGVTVTVQWHGRAVLDDIAAAVKACKPVPDLSDGSVNTILGAAAEGVAVDDLTDLYQQPVPGENQNLTDALPDKYTPMLTDKNGAIVMVPYEVASEAVFFDKTRFPQLSADPPQTWDQFMAVLQQIKGKGQVPLALDATEGNAAYWVEWMFERELGPSQFKRTAEEHDPAAAGSDSRWNDVRLIDGAAKLETLVKGGDFAPGWNTEDTGTTSTHAKDQQNAWAAGKAALILGGSWVPSETKRTADVDSFVFPAMPNQGGLPSDNSAGVNFFGFAVPKAGKNADAAEKFVLYFMAKAQLSKISSEAGNITPRIDITAPGVLASVQTALTNRTVFPDQDALMRDDSKWYTAVFQPASVAFMTGKLTPQQFVGKLKTDSAAFWARSGAASPTT comes from the coding sequence GTGACAGCCGCGGCGCTCGTCATCGCCGTGACAGTGCCCGCCTGCTCCAGCAGCGCGCAGTCGAAGGCGACCGGGGGAGGCGGAGCGTCGGGGGGCGCGAAGTCCTTCACCTACTGGTCCATGTGGAAGGAGGACGAGCCGCAGGCCGCGGTGATCAAGGAGGCGCTGGCCGCGTACAAGGCCGCCACCGGGGTCACGGTCACCGTGCAGTGGCACGGCCGCGCGGTGCTGGACGACATCGCCGCCGCCGTCAAGGCCTGCAAGCCGGTGCCGGATCTGTCCGACGGCAGTGTCAACACGATCCTCGGCGCCGCTGCGGAGGGCGTCGCCGTCGACGATTTGACCGACCTCTACCAGCAGCCGGTACCCGGCGAGAACCAGAATCTGACCGACGCCCTGCCGGACAAGTACACACCGATGCTCACCGACAAGAACGGCGCCATCGTGATGGTGCCCTACGAGGTCGCCTCCGAGGCGGTCTTCTTCGACAAGACCCGGTTCCCGCAGCTGTCCGCGGACCCGCCGCAGACCTGGGACCAGTTCATGGCCGTGCTGCAGCAGATCAAAGGCAAGGGCCAGGTGCCGCTCGCGCTGGACGCCACCGAGGGCAACGCCGCCTACTGGGTGGAGTGGATGTTCGAGCGCGAACTCGGTCCCAGCCAGTTCAAGCGCACCGCCGAGGAGCACGACCCGGCGGCGGCCGGCAGCGACAGCCGCTGGAACGACGTGCGCCTGATCGACGGCGCGGCCAAGCTCGAGACCCTGGTGAAGGGCGGCGACTTCGCCCCCGGCTGGAACACCGAGGACACCGGGACCACCAGCACCCACGCCAAGGACCAGCAGAACGCGTGGGCGGCCGGCAAGGCCGCGCTGATCCTGGGCGGCAGCTGGGTGCCCAGCGAGACCAAGCGCACCGCGGACGTGGACAGCTTCGTCTTCCCGGCGATGCCGAACCAGGGCGGCCTGCCCTCGGACAACTCCGCGGGCGTGAACTTCTTCGGCTTCGCCGTGCCCAAGGCGGGCAAGAACGCGGACGCCGCCGAGAAGTTCGTCCTCTACTTCATGGCCAAGGCGCAGCTGTCGAAGATCTCCTCGGAGGCCGGCAACATCACGCCGCGCATCGACATCACCGCGCCCGGCGTGCTGGCCTCGGTCCAGACCGCGCTGACCAACCGCACGGTGTTCCCGGACCAGGACGCGCTGATGCGCGACGACTCCAAGTGGTACACCGCCGTCTTCCAGCCGGCCTCGGTCGCGTTCATGACCGGCAAGCTGACCCCGCAACAGTTCGTCGGCAAGCTCAAGACGGACTCGGCGGCGTTCTGGGCGCGATCCGGGGCGGCGTCACCGACCACATAG
- a CDS encoding aldehyde dehydrogenase family protein, whose protein sequence is MTYHTTLDQAAGAAAAAAGVYGSWNAERRRDLLHACADAVDAARAELVELAGTETALTSARLDGEVTRTTGQLRLYGDHVAAGRHLSRRSSPGAGLGGADVYTVDVPLGPVAVFAASNFPFAFGVPGGDTASALAAGCPVVVKGHPAQPRLSRRIAEILSAAVAGAGAPEGTFGFLDAESTDGDPNKLSIELVQHPAIKAVGFTGSFGGGRALMDAAAARPEPIPVYAEMGSVNPVFVLPGAIADEAGRQKWAQTLAGAVTGSGGQLCTKPGVVFVPEGDDGAALGALTGGLIADNAAIPMLTEGMAAAHRRWSEQTAESGADARFAAGEGQEADSRSGLPFAVEITAKDFTGGYREEHFGPAAVIVRADPADYPALADSLEGQLTATIIADDASDADREAARALLPSLVAKAGRVVWNGVPTGVAVVEAMQHGGPWPATSASWSTSVGTEAIRRFIRPVALQGVPADLVG, encoded by the coding sequence GTGACATATCACACGACACTGGATCAGGCCGCCGGCGCGGCGGCGGCAGCGGCGGGCGTCTACGGCTCCTGGAACGCCGAGCGGCGGCGGGACCTGCTCCACGCGTGCGCCGACGCCGTCGACGCGGCGCGCGCGGAGCTCGTCGAGCTGGCCGGCACGGAGACCGCTCTGACGTCCGCCCGGCTGGACGGCGAGGTCACCCGGACCACCGGCCAACTGCGGCTGTACGGCGACCACGTCGCCGCCGGCCGCCACCTGTCCCGGCGCAGCTCGCCGGGCGCCGGGCTCGGCGGCGCCGACGTGTACACGGTCGACGTCCCGCTCGGGCCGGTCGCGGTGTTCGCGGCGTCCAACTTCCCGTTCGCCTTCGGCGTCCCCGGCGGCGACACCGCCTCGGCGCTGGCCGCCGGCTGCCCGGTGGTCGTGAAGGGCCACCCGGCGCAGCCGCGGCTGTCGCGCCGGATCGCCGAGATCCTGAGCGCGGCGGTGGCCGGCGCCGGGGCACCGGAGGGGACCTTCGGCTTCCTGGACGCCGAGTCGACCGACGGCGACCCCAACAAGCTCTCCATCGAGCTGGTGCAGCACCCCGCGATCAAGGCGGTCGGTTTCACCGGTTCGTTCGGCGGCGGCCGGGCGCTGATGGACGCGGCGGCCGCGCGTCCCGAGCCGATCCCGGTGTACGCCGAGATGGGGAGCGTGAACCCGGTGTTCGTGCTGCCCGGCGCGATCGCCGACGAGGCGGGCCGCCAGAAGTGGGCGCAGACGCTGGCCGGGGCGGTGACCGGTTCGGGCGGGCAGCTGTGCACCAAGCCGGGCGTGGTGTTCGTGCCGGAGGGCGACGACGGTGCGGCGCTGGGCGCCCTGACCGGCGGCCTCATCGCGGACAACGCCGCGATCCCGATGCTGACCGAGGGCATGGCCGCCGCGCACCGGCGCTGGAGCGAGCAGACCGCCGAATCCGGCGCCGACGCGCGCTTCGCGGCAGGGGAGGGTCAGGAAGCTGACTCGCGGTCCGGGCTGCCGTTCGCGGTGGAGATCACCGCGAAGGACTTCACCGGCGGCTACCGCGAGGAGCACTTCGGCCCGGCCGCGGTGATCGTGCGCGCGGACCCGGCGGACTACCCGGCGCTCGCCGACTCGCTGGAAGGGCAGCTGACCGCGACGATCATCGCCGACGACGCCAGCGACGCCGACCGCGAGGCGGCCCGCGCCCTGCTGCCCTCGCTCGTGGCGAAGGCCGGACGCGTGGTCTGGAACGGTGTGCCGACCGGCGTCGCGGTGGTCGAGGCGATGCAGCACGGCGGTCCGTGGCCGGCGACGTCGGCGTCCTGGAGCACCTCGGTGGGTACTGAGGCGATCCGGCGGTTCATCCGTCCGGTGGCCCTTCAGGGCGTCCCCGCGGACCTGGTCGGCTGA